In one window of Bifidobacterium sp. WK041_4_12 DNA:
- a CDS encoding DNA cytosine methyltransferase, with protein sequence MNYKAVDLFAGAGGMSLGLTESGIDVVAAYEWWDAAVDAYNANFTTHQAHKQNLAEEEDSIRIISKFSPDIIVGGPPCQDFSSAGTQIEGTRASLTVSYAKIVAQVRSKCFVMENVPNARRSNAYGEAREIFRAAGYGLTEMVLDASYLGVPQRRKRLVVIGVLNGSDGIARNAIELQESFLPLTVRQEYPDFPVEYYYRHPRSYARRAVFSIDEPAPTIRGSNRPKPANYTPHIKDATTSADLRALTYQERALLQTFPKNFKWNSHSKTDIEQMIGNAVPMEMARRIGKALKLILSGESQEYQSFGEWLRTNQADTDASARDVVSRLRRAATLTSKVDQAELDEEEIMCAAEKEQMKPAVLSQVLRALKLWQEYIDNQSEVLVG encoded by the coding sequence ATGAATTACAAGGCAGTCGATCTGTTTGCCGGTGCCGGGGGCATGAGCTTAGGCCTAACTGAAAGCGGCATCGATGTTGTCGCCGCCTATGAGTGGTGGGATGCGGCAGTAGATGCATATAACGCAAACTTCACTACACACCAGGCACATAAGCAGAACCTCGCAGAAGAGGAAGACTCCATCAGGATTATTTCAAAGTTTTCCCCTGACATCATTGTGGGAGGCCCCCCGTGTCAAGATTTTTCCAGTGCTGGAACACAGATCGAGGGTACGCGCGCCTCATTGACGGTTTCCTACGCGAAGATTGTGGCGCAGGTTCGTTCAAAATGCTTCGTGATGGAAAATGTTCCAAACGCACGCAGAAGCAATGCATACGGAGAAGCACGAGAAATTTTTAGAGCAGCCGGTTATGGACTTACAGAGATGGTATTGGATGCCTCGTACCTTGGAGTTCCACAGCGACGGAAGCGCTTGGTAGTTATTGGGGTTCTCAACGGTTCCGATGGGATTGCAAGAAATGCTATAGAACTCCAGGAAAGTTTTCTGCCATTGACAGTCCGGCAGGAGTATCCCGATTTTCCGGTGGAATATTATTATCGGCATCCCCGCAGTTATGCGCGTAGGGCCGTTTTTTCCATTGACGAGCCCGCTCCAACAATCAGAGGGTCAAATAGACCGAAGCCCGCCAACTACACACCTCATATCAAAGACGCGACGACGAGCGCAGATTTGCGGGCACTCACATATCAAGAACGTGCTTTGCTGCAGACGTTTCCCAAAAACTTCAAATGGAATTCACATAGCAAAACCGATATTGAGCAGATGATCGGCAATGCTGTTCCGATGGAAATGGCTAGAAGAATTGGCAAGGCCTTAAAATTGATTCTCTCTGGAGAAAGCCAGGAATATCAGTCATTCGGGGAATGGCTGAGAACCAATCAGGCAGATACTGATGCTTCTGCTCGTGACGTGGTGTCACGTCTGAGAAGAGCAGCGACACTGACTTCAAAGGTAGATCAAGCAGAACTTGACGAAGAAGAGATAATGTGCGCGGCTGAGAAGGAACAGATGAAACCTGCTGTGCTGTCTCAAGTGCTGAGGGCGCTGAAACTCTGGCAGGAGTATATTGATAATCAATCAGAGGTGCTCGTTGGCTAA